A stretch of DNA from Ricinus communis isolate WT05 ecotype wild-type chromosome 4, ASM1957865v1, whole genome shotgun sequence:
GAACAGGAAAGGAAAGATTTGATGTTGGCATTAAGGAAGaagaatgagaaaaagaaaagagaaatttgaaacAACTAATTTGGGATAATGGCATATTTGATTAGTTTCTGAAAATCAATGATCTTGTTCTCGGAGGGTGTCACTTTCCTATCTGAAAGTGAAGGAACTTGGTACCATTAAACTGTTTTAATCAAGTCAACTTTGCACGCTATGAGTGGTCCAAACATAACActttgtttgttttgatgGTAACAGAGGGAAAGCggaggaaaaaaaaatgaaatgaaagaaagctatttcttttttagtgaCAATATTTTAAAGGggtgaaaataaaagataaatcaTCTAAAAAGTTTTTCCCAGGtatatcataattttaatttactaataagttcgatttatttagtttatatatttatcagaaaaataaaatgaaaatctatttttaccttttctttcatctattttcttttcctttcattaTCCTCCCTTTTCTTCACATTCCCAGTGACCCCAAACAAGTGCAAAGTCgcggattattttattagcaaGTGGAAAAAATCTGACTATTGACTAGTCCTATTATATTGTAAGAAAACAGCCGGCGGCACTTGTTTTCTCAATTCTTGTATGCAACTATGTTCAAATCCAATCTAATTGCTCGAGATCAAGATAACCCATTCAAAAAAAGTCATTCCTTTTGAAATGAATCTCTGTTTCTCTTGCCTCTTAATGCTACTCCTTTTCCTTATTAACCATGGAGAAAGCCTCAATCTTTGCCAAGAATCAAGATGTGGAAACCATGGCCCAACAATTCGATTTCCTTTCAGGATCAAGAACAAGCAGCCGGATTACTGTGGCTATCCTGGGTTTGATCTATCTTGCACTGAATCACAACATACTTTGCTTGAGCTCCCAAATTCAGTCAAACTCTACATTGATAGAATTGATTATGTATCTCAGATTCTTTATACATTTGATCCAAATAATTGTCTTCCAAAACAGCTCTTAAACTTCAATTTATCTAACACTCCTTTCAAATTACTGACAGCAGTCAAATTGATTACTCACTACTTTAATCGTATGATctttacaaagaaaattatatttgtctATGACCTTACCATTGTACCTTGTATGCTTCATTCCTCACAGGTTTGTATCTTCAGATTCTTCTAAATTATTAGTCGTTAATGTTGCTGAATAGTCAGAATTACTGGCATTTTAAACTTTCATCTGCTAACAAACAAGTTGTTCTTCTAGATATGTGTTGCATGCAGGTATAGTACTAGGTGCCTTTCTTCTTGTAGTTGTTGGCTTTCTGCTTTACCGTATTTACAGTTCAGACAgagcagaaaaagaaaatcaaagaagGATTGAAAAGTTTCTTGGGGATTACAAAGCTCTCAAGCCAGCTAGATATTTATATTCTGATATAAAAAGGATTACCAATCATTTTAAGGACAAATTGGGGCAAGGAGCATATGGATCAGTGTTTAAAGGAAGCCTTTCTAGTGAGATTTTTGTGGCTGTAAAGGTCCTAAACAATTCGGCAGGTGACGGGACAGAGTTCATTAATGAAGTGGGAACAATGGGTAAAATTCATCATGTCAATGTGGTTCGCTTGGTTGGGTACTGTGCAGACGGATTTAGAAGAGCTCTAGTTTATGAGTATTTGCCAAATGAATCGCTTGAGAAATTTATATTCTCAAATGATGAAAAGGATATTCCTCTTGGTTGGGAGAAGCTCCGAGATATTGCACTTGGCATAGCCAAAGGAATTGAATATCTTCACCAAGGGTGCGATCAACGAATACTCCATTTCGATATCAAGCCTCACAACATTTTGTTGGATGAAAATTTCAATCCCAAGATTTCTGATTTTGGTCTCGCCAAGTTATGTTCCAAGGATCAGAGTGCTATTTCCATGACTACAGCTAGGGGCACGATGGGCTATATTGCACCTGAAGTGTTCTCTAGGAACTTTGGAAATGTGTCCTATAAATCAGATGTTTATAGTTTTGGAATGGTGTTGCTAGATATGGTTAGGGGGAGGAAGAACATAGATTTTGCAGATGGTAGCCAAGTCTACTTCCCAGAGTGGGTATACAATCGTCTGGATCAAGGAGAAGAGCTGAGGATCAGAATCAAAGAAGTGAATGATGAAAAGATTGCAAAGAAACTCATATTTGTCGGACTATGGTGCATCCAGTGGAATCCCATGGATCGCCCCTCGATGAAGGCTGTAGTACAAATGTTGGAAGGAGAAGGAAACAAGTTAACGATGCCACCTAATCCATTTGGCTCTGCAGGTGCTACATTGGCTTCTGCAGGTGTTACAAGAATGGATGTAAATCTAGCAAGGAGGCATCTTCCCCAGGAGTTGGCAGCGATAGCTGAAACAGAGTGATTCCAAAGCAAGTGCAGTTAATTTGTAGCACTTGTGCATAAGTTTATTGTACTGttgcattttcattatttatggATGAGCAATGAAATTCAGGTACTAGATAATAAGTACCAGTAATGGAGCATATTTTTCCTCCATTATTTGTATTACACAGTTCTAGATTCAGTTAACACAGTGACCTCACTGACATCGATATCTGCTTCAGAAATTTTGAGAAGATTACATGAGTAAATATTAGTATCTATCAGTTAGAACAAATAACTATCACCCAAAAGCCTGTCTGATGTTGATAATAAGTTCCAGAAACAAGAGACTGGTGGTTTATAATAAATGACAAACAGAAAAGCCTGCCATTACTAAGTGTCTTTAAACtaagtaataatatttaagtaaCAAAACTAGAACTAAAGAAACTTATTGTATTACGTGTAAAAATGTGACTTAGTTCTACAATCTATAACTATGCTAAACGTGAGAAATATTGGCAACAGAAAGTGTTTCTGTGGAGCCAAGTAACatagaagatgaagatgatgacCATCCTTCTTCATGTGTATAGTCTTCAGTATCCTTTAATGGCGTCTCCTCTGGATAAAAAGCAGGCTTGGGAGGCAAAACTAGACTTTCTAAATCTTCTTCAAGCATGTTTATTACTCTGTTCATGGGAGGACGACTGCTCGGCTTCATTTGTATGCACCACAATGCTACTATAAtcatcttctttcttattCTCATCTCATCATCCGTGGCATCTCCAAGTTCTACTTTTCCATTACTCATTTGGTTATAAACCCAGAAGGGAAAGTAATCTTGGCTGGAAGAGGGATCTACCAGCGGATTCCAGTTCTTTCTTTTGCCAATCATTTCCATTAGCAACATTCCAAAACTGTAAACATCAGCTTTGAATGAAACACCACCGATGTTCTTGTAAAATAATTCAGGTGCAATATATCCCATTGTTCCTCTTGCTGCAGTAAGAGAGACAGTATTATGATTTGTTGGATATAATTTAGCAAGTCCAAAATCAGAAACTCTTGGAGTAAAATTCTCATCTAGAAGAATGTTGTGAGGCTTGATATCAAAATGTAGAATTTGCATTTCACAACCTCTGTGTAAATATTCAATACCACGTGCTACTCCTAAAGAAATCTCATACATTTTTCTCCAACTTAATGAAGCATACCCTTCTTCATAAAAGATGTATTTATCAAGAGATCCATTAGGCATGAATTCATATACAAGAGCACGCTTCGACCCCTCAAAACAAAAACCTACTAGTCGCACCACATTAATATGGTGAATTCTTCCAATGGTTGCCACTTCATTCATGAATTCTTGGCCATTTGCTGCTTTGGATTTGCCTAAAATCTTTACTGCTGCAAGACAACCACTGCGAAGCTTCCCTTTGTATACTGATCCATAGCCTCCTTCTCCCAGTTTAtccttaaaattattagtCATTTTCCTAATATCTAAGTAGGAGTACCTTATAGGCATGAAGTTATTTTGACTTTCCAGGAACTCTTCAATATTATCATACATGGATAAATGCCTCTTGCGCCACTTATAGATCAAGAATGCAAACGCAAAAGGACTGCAGAATACGAACTTTGCTGCAGGCAGCAATGCTGGgcagaaattagaaaagaCAAAGGTATCAGCTATGTTGAGTAGCAAATGGTGGTGTTCAAATTTTTTCAAGATTCATAATTTGGAGGAATGTTCATGTTCTTACCTAAGATTAGAAGAATCAACCAGCTAActgtaacaaaagaaaattaaagagttAGTTAGGAAGGCACATCTATTGACTGGCAACTGAACTCACCCATGAATGATCTCTCTTTTTGTAACATTAAAAAGCAGAGAGAGAAATGCTTACGGTATTTAAGCTGGGAGAGAAATGATTTGATATGGGAAATTAGCGAGTCAAACACTCCTGCAATGAATTAAAGGATATCATAATATCAGCAAAAGATATGCAATAATTATCGACAGACGTTAGAATTAGAGCAGTTCACCATGTCATGAGGATGAGATAAACAGATTTTGAGCCTTGAGTTATTTACTACGAGATAAACCAGCTACTAGCACAATTGCTTACTTGATCAGAATGCTTATAGGAAGGTTCCTCGTGAGAAATTTGTACAAGTAGACTAATGAAAAGGAATTAAAGTGCTTCTATTAGAAGCATTAAGTTATAGTATTCATTTCCtgaatgtataaaaataaaatccgGTTAAAGAGGTCTAGTTAAAGAGAAGtagtggaaaaagaaaaggcagcgtctttctctttttaagtCAGGATTTACATACCGTGCGAGTTGCAGGGAGAAGTGCTGCCCACAGGGTAGCATTTTTCATCACCATGGCAAAACTCACAAGTAATATCAAACCACCGAAGCTCAAATCCGAATGCAAGCTGATTGTGGATGTCCATATAGGAGAGTTTCTTTCCATGTCTTTGCAGCAGCAATGAAGACATAGCAACCAGCTCTATCGTGCACAAGTTCTCCACATTACTCATTTCATCCCTACTAAccataatatgagaataccTTCCATTAGTGCAAGAAGTAGCATCCCCATAAAGAGTAGAATTTACAGGATTCGCACAGTTCATAAACACAATCATGGCCTTTGGCACTTCGTAATCGTATCCGAACCAATGTTTCGCATCAGTGAAGTTGGCTCCACTTAGAGAAAATTGGGGGACGGACGAACAGTTTCCCTTTTCAACAGCAGCATCTACTACTCTGACTGTGGAGTTGTGGTGGTTGATAGACAGAACTCGGTATCTGCCTGAGAACAGGTATAATATTGTTTCATTGTTCTCACAAGATAGCTCATAGACAGGGTAACCGCAGTTTTTTGAATCGGTTCTCAACCTGAAAGGTAATCTAATGTTCTTTACATCGCCACAGGAAGAAGGAGCACATAGACGTGTACCCTGTGCACTGCAACTTTGAAGGACTGTCACGAGGGAAACAAGGGCTAAGAAACCAGCAAAGAGAAACCTTCTTCCTAACATATCAAGAAGCAGAGGAATCCAAGTCATGCGGTCTTGAGGGCGTGCATCACAGCAcattggaaaaaagaaaggatatTAAGTACGGAAGATGGTCATCCTGACTTGTAGAttgttcatttaatttaacagGCTAGTCTAGATGTACAATGCCTATCTTCTGCTACTTTGAGATCATTTGTCAATGTCCAAAACTTTCAACATTGACATTTTCCAAATGCTAACGAAGTgccttttaaaatattgagcTCCCATAACTGTCATTATCTCTTTGGATTTCAGTAAACTCCATTTCcataaagaaatcaaaggaACGGAGACCAAGAAAAGGTGCACAGGACATGGTCACTAATTGACTTTCAAGTATCAAATAATTAAGTCATGGCAAAAGAGAAGGAAACTTCATATCTTAGCTAAAGCTACGATCCATTTAAAAGGATAGGGAGAGAACCATGGATTGAAAGTAGATGAGCCAATCTTGGctatataattagaatttctaAAGATAATTATATTCTGCATCATGCTTACTTTTGCATTATAgctcattaaaaaatttaggaaAGATAGTTGAATATCTGAACATTATGATAGAATATAGCTGTCTAGCCCTTAAAGAATCATGGACAAgcaataatttagaaattgtGTCTCTCTGCAGAGATAAGAATGAAGAGTGAAGACTATCCACTTCAGGGTCCACTATAAGATTCCAAATTTGACTTTAGATTTTCTTCAAGAtttgtttgaatgaattaATTATTCCACATTATCTATATAGATGAACCAAGTTCATAAACATTAGTTATTGAGTTACAAGTCAACTCAATAAATCACAGAAGAGAGTCAAATCTACATTTATTGAGCAACAACAAAGCTGCTAACCTCAGACCAATTAATCCTTGGAAATGGATCTCTCTTTCAGTGGCTTGTTGATACTAGTACTTGTAAACTATGCTGTAGGCCTTAATGAGTGCCAAGAATCAAGATGTGGGAGACATGGACCAATCATCCGATTTCCATTCCGCCTCAAGGACAAACAACCAGACCGTTGTGGCTATCCTGGGTTTGCACTATCTTGCCAGAGTCATCGTCCATTGCTGGAGTTGCCAAATTCGGTGAAACTTTACGTTGACAAAATTGATTATGCATCTCAGTATATTTTCACATCTGATCCAAACAAATGCCTTCCTAGACACCTCTTAAACTTCAGCTTCAGTTTATCTACTAGTCCTTTCCAGTTTATGGATGAGTCTCGGTATaatgttttcttcttcaattgTACATCAATGGATAGAGAAATGCTTCTGCAGATGCGTTGCCTTAGTAGTCCTGGCTATGATATTTATGCTTTTACATCCGATTATCCCCTCAGTTTCGTGTACCTGGCACACTGCACCAAGATGTTCAATATTTCATCAATTTCGAATGAGATGATTGATGGGGCAAATTTTCTGCGCTTGAATTGGTCGAAGCCAGAATGTGGATTTTGTGAAAGTCAAGGCAAGTTCTGTAGATTGAAGAAAAACAGCACATATGAAACGGAATGTTATGACAAGCCTATACCTAAACCAACTGCTCAAGGTATAATAACCTTACTTTCATattctactttattttttgcaGTTCATAGGTCTGAACATATGCACACACATAAAGTATCTTTATTTCACAGATGGGTTCGTGCCTGATTCGACACCGTCTGTAAGTCCTTGTTGAGCTGATGTGATCCCAGGTTAGCACTGACTTGAAGATGGAAATACTAGTTTAAATAATCACTGAAAAATGTTAAAACATCTCTATTATGTAAAGCAACATATAGAGAGGCTGCTGCAGTTTATGGTAGCCTAATTCACTCCTCTACATTATAAAACTGGGAAGCATCCAGGTAAAAGTGGCGTAGAGAGTTCACCAGTAAGCATAGTTGGGTAATATCTGTCCGTTTAGCAGTCAGGCAGACCTCTTCAGGACCTGTTACACTTGGGAACATTTCtgcttctttatttaaaaGGAGAACCTATAGAAGTAATAAAACATGACTACCAGATTCCAAGTACATATTAAACTAATGACACCATTACCTTCTGCAGGCATCAAAACAAAGTTGATGGCCACAGGTGAGATGTCTTTACAATACACATTTTAAACTCTTCACTTTTATCATCTTGATTTTagactaaaaattattttttacatagGTATAACACTAGGTCTATTTCTTCTGGTAGTAGTGGCGTTTGCCCTCTACCGAATCTACAACAATCACCAAGCAGAAGAAGAACATCAATCAAGGATTGAAAAGTTTCTGGAGGATTACAAGGCTCTCAAACCCACAAGGTATTCATACGCAGATATAAAAAGGATTACAAATCAATTTAAAGATAAGTTAGGGCAGGGAGCATATGGAACAGTGTTTAAAGGAAAGCTTTCCGATGAGATATTTGTGGCTGTAAAGATCCTCAATAACTCAACAGGAAATGGGGAAGAGTTCATTAATGAAGTTGGAACCATGGGAAACATCCACCATATCAATGTGGTCCGTTTGATTGGCCACTGTGCAGATGGATTTAGGAGAGCTCTAGTTTATGAGTACCTACCAAATGAATCCTTggaaaaatttatatcttcAGGTGATGGTAAGAATCTTTCTCTCAGTTGGAAGAAGCTTCAAGACATTGCTGTTAGCATAGCCAACGGAATTCAGTATCTGCACCAAGGGTGTGATCACCGAATCCTACATTTCGACATCAAGCCTCATAATATCTTGTTAGACGAGAATTTCAATCCtaaaatttcagattttggCCTGGCCAAGTTATGTTCAAAGGATCAGAGTGCTATTTCAATGACTACTGCTAGAGGGACAATGGGCTATATTGCACCTGAAGTCTACTCTAGGAACTTCGGAAATGTGTCATATAAATCAGATGTTTACAGTTTTGGAATGGTGTTGCTTGAAATGGTTGGAGGAAGGAAAAACAATGATGTAACAGTAGAGAACGACAATCAGGTGTACTTCCCAGAACGGGTATACAAGCAGTTGGATGAAGGAGAAGAGCTGAGAATCAGATTAAAGGAAGAAGGAGACGCAGAAATAGTAAAGAAACTAACAATTGTGGGTCTTTGGTGCATTCAGTGGCACCCTATCGATCGTCCATCAATGAAAAGTGTAGTTCAAATGTTAGAAGAAGATGTAAACAAATTAACAATGCCTCCTAATCCTTTTGCCTCTAGAGGTCCTACAGCAATGTCTGGGAAGCATGTTCACCAAGAGTTTTGGCTTTGAATTTTGAAGCAGACTGATTATATCATGTACGTTAATCCaccaaaaaagaatattataaatattatttgatcTTGTATTGTTTTGGTGGGCAATAAAAACgcaaagaagagaaaataagCTTATGATACTGACATCAACAATCCTTTTCTAtatagagataaaaaaaaaaaaaaaaaaaaaaaacatttaatttttgcaaattttgatgaaaaatgcatgattttttaataagagaaattatCTATATAATGACTTAAACATGTAATGAAGGTGTCTGTTGCCATAGAGGAATACTCCAACTGGGAAACTCTCCattcatttgaattttttgtaACTTTAACTCTATAATGATTAtgttttatctaaatttaattggttgtatattttaaataataacaaatatattaacGGGTTCTTTCATATTGTATcctaatattttgaaaatagctGCGTCCATATATTTGTGGCCATGCCCTATAACTTCTTAGGTAGTGTTGCTGTGAAAAACCAAAGCTTTTAAACATCCGGTTGGTTACAATTACATTTCTGAGGGCTGCTTATTAGTCACTTTTATtcttgttattttaaaatttgaaacttGAATAACTCACTTAAACCCTATTCACACCTACAATAATAAAGagtaaaaagattaaaagaaaatggtatcAAATTCACCAGGACAATGTCATTCAAAAGTGACACTTCAACTTTAACTAAATCAGATTCCTAACAGTTGATGACTTAAGGACCAAAGTAATATGCCTTCTGCAAACATCAGGGGCTATTAGATATAATTAGTAACAATCGGAACGAAAATGCCCATTAAAGAAAATTGCAGGGATGTCACTTTTCAAGCTTTCTCTCCTGCTCCGATTGTCTTGTTTCTGTTGTTTTGTGCTGGGCTTGGTAGTCTTTATCTTGATCTCGGGATGGCCATTTCTTGTCACAAGTTTGGACCATAGCTCATGGGTTTGTTATATTGACCCATTTAAAGCCGAGCGGAAGTAGACGACTGCTTTTCCACACTGATACGTGGCTTTCTATATAGTCTGGTTAGTGAACTTcggtaaattatattttggatCTAAATATAATAAGCATTGTGTATCAGGTGTTCAAAATATAGTcgttttatttaaatgagaGAGCTGAATTTTAACACACACGTATGTATGAAAGAGTTTCATTTCAAATATAATGTCTACCTATTATTactgatttaaaataaaatcacaagttttctttcaacagtttgatttaattttgtCTTCTCGATTGTCCAtcatttaaaactttaaattagATTGAGTAAGttgttgttctttatttttttttctctgctACATAATATTgttgttcttattttttttcttttttattttcatacatagattatatatatttgtagattttataaatttatttttaacaaactaaagtttttttattttttctccatTCCTTAGACCTTTAAATCATATTCTACAAGGTTTaatcatttctttcaaaatatgataacaattttattgctgaaaaataataaatttactatGTAGAACATTGAGGttcattatatatgaactACATGTTCATTAtgttgttcataattttaaaaataaatttatttttgaaataaaataaattcatttcGTAGTACAATGAACcttatattactaataaataaaaataaaagttttacgTGATGAACATGTCATATGTGCATACAAATAAATCAGTATtcatgaattttaataaacgGATTCATTATCTACAAACAACAGATTCATTAAAGTATTATTTGAGGttcattatatatgaactATAGGTTCATCatattgtttataatttttaaaaagatatatatttttgaaatggaatatgtttattttgtaGTACAATGAACCTTATATCGTTAAGAGATGAATATAAACGCTTTACGCAATGAACATACTATATGTGTAAATAAATCAGTTTTCGTAAGTTATAATGAACGTGTTCATTATCTACAAAAAATAAGTTCATTAAAATATTGCTTGGggttcattatatataaactatatgTTCATCATATtgtttataattctaaaaaaaattatttttgaaatgaaatatattcattttgtaGTACAAtaaatcttatattattaacaaatgaatataaaaaatttatataataaacatatcatatgtgcataaaaataaataagtattcCTGAGTTATAATGAATGGGTTCATTATCTACAAATAACAGGTTCATCAAAGTATCACTTAAGGTTCGTTATATATGAAGTACATGTCGATTATATATGAACTACAAATTTATCATgttattcataattttgaaaataaatatatttttaaaatgaaataggtTCATTTTGTAGTATAATGAACCTTATATCACTAATATATGactattttttgatataatgaatatatcatatgtgcataaaaataaatcagtaTTCATGAATTATAATGAACGAGTTTATTATCTACAAACATCAGATTCATTAAAATATCACTACAAGTTCATTATACATGAActacatgttcattatcatgttcataattttgaaaacaaatttattttttaaatgaaatagatTCATTTTGTAGTCCAATAAACtttatatcattaacaaatgaatataaaaattttatgtaataaataaaccCATATATGCATgcaaataaattagtattcaTAGGTTAATAATGAACGGATCCATTATCTACAAACTATAGGTTCATTAAAGTATCACTTGAAGTTCATTAAATCTATTACACTGTTTATAGTATAGACATATTATTCTTAAAGTTATGATCAACAAGTTCATCGTCTACTAGGAATAGATTCATAACATATCACttgaaattcattaaatatataacagaaattcattaattatagattataatCAAGAAGttcattatacatatataaaatgttttaaaagagtatttttatttatacaagataaataatattattcatcaataacaaaatctatataaaacattaatttttcaattataaactttagtttcataaaatttaaactgtagattctttaatatttttactactGTCTTTGCAAGCAATTTATgtgattatattaaaatgtcatttcaaataaatatgaatatgttcacaaaataataacatttgcataaattttaaatcttaaaagattaaaatcaaaaatcaataaaattgtaaagatTGTAATTTTAAGAACAGAAGAGTCcgtgtaaaataaaaatataaaaaaataaaaagttgatttttaaatattgagaAAGCTAAATGTGTATTTtgattgaagaaaaaaattatattttaagctgataatttttttattttaattataaataaaaattgttaattaactttaatatacttttaaaacATGCGGGTTACACGTATAAATAATTCCAGGCACCGGGTACCTGGATATAATAACTCGCGTATTTCCAGGAATGCGCAATAACCGTTGACTGTCACAATCAGTAATTGAACGCTCCCGCAATGCTAAATTTCCACAGTGATGCCTGTACAACACTAGTCAGTCAATTTAAAGAGAAGATAAATCCTTCTGTGCACTCAAATTCAGATTCATTTTCTGAAATTTCAAGAGAACTCGAGAATCATTACCTGGGAAATGAAATTTTTCGTTTTCTTGTTCATTCTAGTCCTGGTAGTCCTAGGACAAGAGGCTGCTGATGACTGCGCACCAGAAAAGTGTGGTGACGAGCTTTTTATTCGATTCCCATTCCGACTGAAAGAGAAACAGCCTAAGCACTGTGGCTATCCTGACCCTCGGTTTGACTTATCTTGCGAAGATAACAAATTTGCAGAGATGGAGCTAC
This window harbors:
- the LOC8274365 gene encoding rust resistance kinase Lr10, whose translation is MEKASIFAKNQDVETMAQQFDFLSGSRTSSRITVAILGLIYLALNHNILCLSSQIQSNSTLIELIICSSRYVLHAGIVLGAFLLVVVGFLLYRIYSSDRAEKENQRRIEKFLGDYKALKPARYLYSDIKRITNHFKDKLGQGAYGSVFKGSLSSEIFVAVKVLNNSAGDGTEFINEVGTMGKIHHVNVVRLVGYCADGFRRALVYEYLPNESLEKFIFSNDEKDIPLGWEKLRDIALGIAKGIEYLHQGCDQRILHFDIKPHNILLDENFNPKISDFGLAKLCSKDQSAISMTTARGTMGYIAPEVFSRNFGNVSYKSDVYSFGMVLLDMVRGRKNIDFADGSQVYFPEWVYNRLDQGEELRIRIKEVNDEKIAKKLIFVGLWCIQWNPMDRPSMKAVVQMLEGEGNKLTMPPNPFGSAGATLASAGVTRMDVNLARRHLPQELAAIAETE
- the LOC8274364 gene encoding rust resistance kinase Lr10, producing MCCDARPQDRMTWIPLLLDMLGRRFLFAGFLALVSLVTVLQSCSAQGTRLCAPSSCGDVKNIRLPFRLRTDSKNCGYPVYELSCENNETILYLFSGRYRVLSINHHNSTVRVVDAAVEKGNCSSVPQFSLSGANFTDAKHWFGYDYEVPKAMIVFMNCANPVNSTLYGDATSCTNGRYSHIMVSRDEMSNVENLCTIELVAMSSLLLQRHGKKLSYMDIHNQLAFGFELRWFDITCEFCHGDEKCYPVGSTSPCNSHGVFDSLISHIKSFLSQLKYLSWLILLILALLPAAKFVFCSPFAFAFLIYKWRKRHLSMYDNIEEFLESQNNFMPIRYSYLDIRKMTNNFKDKLGEGGYGSVYKGKLRSGCLAAVKILGKSKAANGQEFMNEVATIGRIHHINVVRLVGFCFEGSKRALVYEFMPNGSLDKYIFYEEGYASLSWRKMYEISLGVARGIEYLHRGCEMQILHFDIKPHNILLDENFTPRVSDFGLAKLYPTNHNTVSLTAARGTMGYIAPELFYKNIGGVSFKADVYSFGMLLMEMIGKRKNWNPLVDPSSSQDYFPFWVYNQMSNGKVELGDATDDEMRIRKKMIIVALWCIQMKPSSRPPMNRVINMLEEDLESLVLPPKPAFYPEETPLKDTEDYTHEEGWSSSSSSMLLGSTETLSVANISHV
- the LOC8274362 gene encoding rust resistance kinase Lr10; translated protein: MDLSFSGLLILVLVNYAVGLNECQESRCGRHGPIIRFPFRLKDKQPDRCGYPGFALSCQSHRPLLELPNSVKLYVDKIDYASQYIFTSDPNKCLPRHLLNFSFSLSTSPFQFMDESRYNVFFFNCTSMDREMLLQMRCLSSPGYDIYAFTSDYPLSFVYLAHCTKMFNISSISNEMIDGANFLRLNWSKPECGFCESQGKFCRLKKNSTYETECYDKPIPKPTAQGIKTKLMATGITLGLFLLVVVAFALYRIYNNHQAEEEHQSRIEKFLEDYKALKPTRYSYADIKRITNQFKDKLGQGAYGTVFKGKLSDEIFVAVKILNNSTGNGEEFINEVGTMGNIHHINVVRLIGHCADGFRRALVYEYLPNESLEKFISSGDGKNLSLSWKKLQDIAVSIANGIQYLHQGCDHRILHFDIKPHNILLDENFNPKISDFGLAKLCSKDQSAISMTTARGTMGYIAPEVYSRNFGNVSYKSDVYSFGMVLLEMVGGRKNNDVTVENDNQVYFPERVYKQLDEGEELRIRLKEEGDAEIVKKLTIVGLWCIQWHPIDRPSMKSVVQMLEEDVNKLTMPPNPFASRGPTAMSGKHVHQEFWL